ATTTTTGGGTGCTATAACCATAATAACAAATTCTTCATTTGTACCCTCAGATGCTGAACTGGCTCTCCTCACTCTCACATGACATTAGTATTCAAATCTCTACATGTTATAAATTTTTAACTATAAAGGTACATCTGAAATCTAAAAAGAAACTATGCACAAAAAGTATTTCCTgagaataattttctaaatataTGCAGCCTCACCATATATATTGCAAtaacatttatatatatataaattatttttcctaATTCAATTTCTTTTTTGTGAACTAGACCATATATATTTATTCATTTCATAATCAAACTCATAAGTCATAAGCCACAAattcttaaattatttttattgtttttattaCTGTCATTATTATTTTCCAGATTATTCTTATTCCTTGCTTGTAAAGGTTAGACGACTatatattagtataaataagagtataataattttaattttatttaaagttCACTacttatttaatattttcaacatattttataatttttacattaaatatatatttactaGTAGTATAAGTCTATGCAATAGTTGCCCAAAATTAGTAGTAGTATTGATATTTACATATATAATACTATTGACTTGTAGTTGATCTGCTTTTTACCAATTAACTAGGACTAGCTAACATGTTGCACTTCTAGAAGTTTTGTTTAAATTTCACCCAAGATTTAATTGTAATATCTTCAATGATTTGGTTGCACCACCACTCGTGCAACTCTAAATTCTCAAACCATTGTTTGTCTTCTTGCTAGTTAAAAACAATTAGTTGAAACAGAGCACCCCCTTGCACTCACACTACACAAGATTCCCGAGAAATTAgaaaatatacttttttttgcTCACCATACTCGTAAAATTGTAAGAAAATCTCTCTTGCCTGCTACTGCGGCAATGCTATTCATTATTTAAATGTGTGAATATTCTTTTTATGTGAAATGCACATGTCTTAACAGGAATATGTGCTAATTAATTGCTGAATAATGGAATTTTTAATATGGGGACTAGGGACAAGCCTAGGCAAGGCCTTGCTTAGCTAGCTAACAAGCTTGCAATATGCTGGTCTGATGCCATACAAATTTTAAAACGATTATTAAAATTTCTCCATTAATTAATACATTTCACTTGTTATGTTCATTCTTTGATTCGTTCCCTATTAATTAACATGTGTTACACAACAAGATACAGTCAAATTCTTTcaaaatttcttttcttttggtaaaaattaagaaattttGATATTTCATCTTTACAGTCTGTTATAAAAAAATGGTTATATATACTCCATTAAGTTCTAATCTAGTAGAATATATAGTCTTATTTTATTATTCTCTCACTCAATTCTTATTTAACTTTTCacttttagaaaaaaataattgctTATGTTTAACTATCCACTTacaatttcaaaataatattaaataaatttttcaaataataatacTCTCTTGCAGTAAACTGTGATATTCATATATACTTCCCATAAAAGTTAAATACCAAATACATgagagaatatgagaaaataaatgatgagagaaaataatgaatagataaagtttaaaatggtaaaataggaaaacaaatctcatttttattttttggtacatcagaaagataaattgcacccgccaggatTCGATCCCTGGATCTCCCTCTactcaacccatatgtccctcagctcctaccacttgagctatcatacgaGGCAAATCTcatttttataaaaaacaacaaaattaattacattctttaatttatgtgtttcttctcttttcatACAAGAATTGACAGAGTATTTGTTTTATTGTTTAGTATATAATATTTGAACCTTTTACTTGTTGTATTGTTATTTTCCTTTCTATTATAACAATTTATAATAGTGTGGTTTGGAATGGATGGCGATAGTGGTTTCGATACTAGGTGCTTCTATATAGTTCGTATAAAGTTGTTATTTCTTGTTTTTTAATTAGCAAACCTTTGATGTTTCAATTCATATTTATGCATGGTGAGTATGAGGGCTGTAGATGTTAGGATATATAGCTGCTCTTTCTAAATTTTGAGATCTCTAATTCAGTAAAGTCCAAGCTTAGGTTCAGaattaagttcaaaaaaaaaaaaaaaagcttaggTTCAGAATTGGTATTCGATGGAGATGATTTTTTCTTATCATTCCTTGTCCTTTTATAGGTCTCTCTTGCCTTTTGGGTTGCTGGGTTTCAGCATCATTATGTGTTTTATATGGTAATAAGTGTATTAATTGCTACAATTGGGGTTACGGGTGACTATTTATCGGTGGGAGTTATTGTGTTTAGGCCTTTGGGTTATTGCCGGCTTATGGCGCGATCGATCGGGTTGCCACCCCGCAATATCATGATTGGATATTGTTAGTGTATACTTATTGAAATTTTAAGTAACTTTAATGTTTAAAAAATTGTAGATTTACTTAatctattttcttttttgtaAATAATATATAGTACAATGTATGCGTCATGAAGATATAAGTTTTGTCATCTCTTAACGGTTGTGCACATTATTATCATTGAATTCATTATGCAGCCTATCTTATTCAACTATTTCCACCCTCTAACCTTTTTATTCAATCCTATTGGAAACCATTGGTTGCGAAGAATTGCCCATCAATGATTTGATGTAAACCGTCCTTTATGATTGCTACACTATGCCTACAGCTTAGGGTATGGCTGAGTTAATTAAAGATGCAAATGGAATTTGAAAATGTTAATTAGCCATTTACACACACTTATTGCTCATGAGGTATGTGTGCACTATGAAGAGGtctaagattaaaaaaaaaagactaacaACAATGAAGATAAATTTGGAAAAGGTGTATGATAATATTGATTACGATTTTTTCAGGATGTCTCATTTTGATTTTCGTAATCGGGTCATTTTTCTTCTTATGTGGTGTGTGGAGAATTCGAAGCTGTCATTACTTTGGTCTTGAAGTAATTTTCCAGACTTTGTTTTAACTCGTGGCTTAAGGGCTGAGGCAGCGAGATCCAATGTCATTTGATCACTTTTTAATTTGTATAGAGAAGTTATGATTAATTTTTCACACTACTAGAAAAGCATTCAATAGTATGGAAATAGCCGTCACATATACAATTATTTTCAATTCTCTTCTTATTTCCCTTGTTAGGAGGTAGCTCTGCCCTCAAATTCAGAGCAAGTGATATCCCTTCCCCTGTCCCCTATCAAAGTCCGTCAAAGATGAAAAGTTTCTTTGATTATGATAAAAAACAAAAGGGTGAATTGTTAGCTTCCTTTTAGGGTCACCTTCTGAATGAAAGGGAAAGTGGGCACATTGCCATTTCTTACTATTGATGATCATTTTAGTCCTGAGGGTTATATATATAGTAGTGGAAAAATATAGCCACGTCAGTGAATCAGTCAACGTTAAGAAAGCGATGCAAATTTAGGGACTAAAAATAAATGTTGAATTACAATTTCAGGAACTAAAGTCGATATTTTACTTCAATAATCATTTGGCTACAACTTTTCATGACTCAGGCTAATGGCGACTAGAGAAGAGGGTACGAGATCCTTTAAGAGGGTACGATTTATCATGCAGCCAACACATTGGTGTTATGTTGGTAAAGGAATATGAGGTAATGGTGGGTGCTACACTGTTTTATTAACAACATGACAAAGAGAGAGTAGCAAATGTAGTAGACTAATAAGTAATGAATTAGGTTACCTAATAGATGCACATAGCATAATTTCTTTATTGAAAATGTTACCtaaatattcattttttatgGATATTCATTAGACATGTGGTTTCATGGCCACAAACATTAGAAGTAGTTAAAAACCCTCAGTAAAACATATATTCACTTACCATTATTCTTTCTTTATCCATCCTAAATTCTTAATTAAGATACTagagttattttttttataacaacgacaaagaaaagaaatgaTAGAAGAAACTAAGGCCTTAAAAAGGTTACCCCAAGCGCATCAGCTTGCAACAGGGAAATAACCCCAGCCACAGGAAAACTCCAAAAGGAAATAATACTCGAGTGGGTTGAGCCAAGCTTGGCCAAATAGTCAGCAACAACATTTCTTCGCGAAGCAAGTGAAGGCAGTGAACAACCCAGCTCCGACGAAGAAGGCTTTTAATGCTACTAATAATGCAAGTGTATTGATGAAACGAAGGATGATCTGTCGTAATAAGACCCAAAGCAAGCATCAAGTCTGTGAAAAGCTCCACACGTCTGTGACCATGCTCCCAGCTCAATCTCAAACCCCGAAGGATGACCAAAAGCTCCGCACGAAGACTATCACAAACACTCGCATACCCAGCAAAACCAAAAATCCAATCGCCATCTGCTGAGCGAACAACACCCCCAAACCTAGAAGGACCCGGATTCCCAACAAAAATGCCATTAGTATTAAGGGAAACAAAACCTGGGCATGGCGAAATCCAACGCTCCATTTGAGGAGAAGCATAACGATGAAGAACTTGGGCTATCAACACCCAAAGGGACCGAGCCTCCCTCACCACCTGAAAAGGCTAATGGTTTGAACCAGCAAACAAAGCTCTACACCTAGCTTTCCAAATTGTCCAAGCTGTCAACAAAATCACAAGAAGGCTGAAGCCATCAAAGCCCTGCAACACCTCATGAAAAGACTGTTGCGTGAAGGACGCAGCCGAGAGCACAAATCCCATCCCACGCCAGACCTGCAATGAAGCGTGGTAATCCCGCAAGCAATGAACCACTGTAAAATTTCTTGGCAACAAGTTAAAATTCATTAGATGCAGATAACATTTAATTTAACCCTAAAAGGAAAAAAGGTTAAaatttggagaaaaaaaaaagttagaggTAGTAGAACTCGAGTGAAAAAAAACACCTAAATGTGTGGTTTTTAGTTTTGAATATTGAAACTCGAGATCACACATTTTCAAGCCCCAAACGTGAAATAGACATTTAATCTCCATTGGTTCACGCTAGTAAAATgtgtcaaacaaccaattattttaaaatgttaAGTTGTTGGATAAAGGTCACATGAATAGTTTTATACTATATATTTTTAACAAACCCTCTCACGTAAGAGCGTGCTTTGAGCTTGAAGCGTATATAATGCACATACTCACTTACCATGTGCtaaaatttcacttttttttattggaATAAGGGGACGGTAAAAATCGAAATTCATATCACAaaacttttgggataattggttgctTAACATGATATCAGCGCCTTTGCGACCAAGTAGTATAGAATCTTTATAAGTGTTTATAAAGAATAGAACAACATTTAACTCTCGAGCTAGCTTTTGGGCTAAGTGAGGTCACCCTAATTCTAATATGATCAATATGTTTGTTATAAAGATTTATAAACCTTCCCCGTCCAATctacatatttattaattcttaccacttgaactatgaTACGGTAATAAATATTAGGTAGAATATTACTCTTATTTTAATATGAGATAACATGTAGATGTTGGCATCTAGCCAAAAACCCTTTTTAGAAAAGGAAGTGCCGTCATAATTTCCCTGACGTAATAACACTAAATTCGCCGGTGAAGATTCCACCGGCGGCATATAAGATGTCAAACGTTGAATGACCCTTCTcctccttcattcttcattcaccTCTTCAATTTCCACATACAAATTCAATTCAATCAAACAACAACGCCAACTTTGCCGCAGTCTCTCTCATTTCCACATTCAGACAAAAAACCACCctcaattttctctctcttcccttttcCTCCCTTTTTCCCTTCCCTAAATTATATCTACTTTCCCCTCCTCCATTTTCTCCTTTAATTTTCTTCCCACCTTCAAACTCAACTTTAACTCACTACTACCTTTATCACTTCTTTCCCCTTTTACTTTTCCTCCCTATTTCCCTCTCCACCCAATCATGGACCCGCCGGAGACCTTGCCGTTAGAAGCGGCGGAGAAGATCATCCTCCGGTGGGACTCCACCGCCTCCGAAGACGCCCGTGAGAAGATGATATTCGACGGCGAACGTGAAGAAGTCGATCTCTACCTCCAAGCCGTCGACGAAATCCAACGCTCCATGTCCTCCACCACCATCTCCGACGACCAAGACAAAGCCACCTCCGCCATCCAGATCGCCATGGCTCGCTTAGAAGACGAGTTCCGCAACATCCTCATCTCCCACACCAACCCCATCGACCCAGCTTCCCCGTTTCTCCACCCCAACACCGAAGAAGACGAAGatcaacaccaccaccaccaccactcttcttcttcctcctccacccCCCAACGACTTCACCATGATGCTGTTGATGATGGCGGCGGCgatgttgatgttgatgttgttgacGACGGCAAGCTTCTCCGCTTCGACAGTGGCAGCTCTGTCGCTTCCTCCAGTGTCCGGAGCAGCTACCGCTCCACCAGCAGCATCCGCGAGATCGATCTGATACCCTCTGACGCAGTCTCCGACCTCCGCTGCATCGCCGAGAGGATGATCTCCTCCGGCTACCTCCGCGAGTGCATCCAGGTCTACGGCAGCGTGAGGAAATCCGCGGTGGATGCTAGCTTCAGGAGGCTCGGGGTTGAGAAGCTCAGCATCGGCGACGTTCAGAGGCTGGAGTGGGAGCAGCTGGAAGCCAAGATCAGGCGTTGGATAAGAGCTGCTAAGGTCTGCGTGAGAACCCTCTTCGCCAGTGAGAAGAGGCTCTGTGAGCAAATCTTTGATGGTGTGGGAACTGCGGTTGATGATGCTTGTTTCATGGAGACAGTGAAAGGGCCTGCAATTCAGCTTTTCAATTTTGCTGAGGCAATCAGTATAAGCAGGAGGTCGCCGGAGAAGCTATTCAAGATTCTTGACCTCCATGATGCCCTTATGGATTTGATTCCTGAcattgatgttgtttttgacTCGAAGTCGTCGGAGTCGATTCGTGTGCAGGCTGCGGAGATTCTCTCGCGATTAGCCGAGGCTGCAAGAGGGATTTTGTCTGAGTTTGAGAATGCTGTGCTTAGGGAGCCTTCTAAGGTTCCTGTCCCTGGTGGGA
This portion of the Lotus japonicus ecotype B-129 chromosome 3, LjGifu_v1.2 genome encodes:
- the LOC130746436 gene encoding exocyst complex component EXO70A1-like is translated as MDPPETLPLEAAEKIILRWDSTASEDAREKMIFDGEREEVDLYLQAVDEIQRSMSSTTISDDQDKATSAIQIAMARLEDEFRNILISHTNPIDPASPFLHPNTEEDEDQHHHHHHSSSSSSTPQRLHHDAVDDGGGDVDVDVVDDGKLLRFDSGSSVASSSVRSSYRSTSSIREIDLIPSDAVSDLRCIAERMISSGYLRECIQVYGSVRKSAVDASFRRLGVEKLSIGDVQRLEWEQLEAKIRRWIRAAKVCVRTLFASEKRLCEQIFDGVGTAVDDACFMETVKGPAIQLFNFAEAISISRRSPEKLFKILDLHDALMDLIPDIDVVFDSKSSESIRVQAAEILSRLAEAARGILSEFENAVLREPSKVPVPGGTIHPLTRYVMNYISLISDYKMTLYELIVSKPSTGSRYSGDPSTPDMDFTELEGKPPLAIHLIWIIVILQFNLDGKSKHYKDNSLSHLFIMNNVHYIVQKVRGSPELREMIGDDYLKKLTGKFRQAATSYQRATWVRVLYCLRDEGLHVSGGFSSGVSKSALRERFKAFNAMFEEVHRTQAVWLIPDSQLREELRISISEKLIPAYRSFLGRFRSHIESGRHPENYIKYSVEDLEDAVLDFFEGTPVSQHLRRRSE